CCGTTCTGCTGTTCCTCTACAACACGGGTGCCCGGGCAGATGAAGTGGCGCAACTTCAGATCAGCCAAGTCGTGCTATCGGACGGACAGCAATCGCTTGTCAAATTCCGAGGCAAAGGAAACAAGGAACGAACTTGTCCGTTATGGAAACGAACAGTGGATACGATACGTCCGTTGATCGAAGAACGCGATCCTTCTGAGCGAGTCTTCCTCAACCGCAACGGTCAACCTTACTCACGATTCGGCATCAACGGGCTCGTCAAACGAAACGCCGTCGAAGCAGTCAACGTCTGTTCAACGATCTCGAGCAAACGCGTCACCACTCACGTGATACGCCACACGACGGCAACTCACCTGCTTCGTTCCGGCGTCGACATCAACACGATTCGAAGCTGGTTGGGCCACGTCTCTCTGGCAACGACCAATGTTTACGCCGAAGTCGACTTGGAAATGAAGGCCAAGGCACTTGCAACCTGCGAAGTCGAACCTGTTACGAGCGACGTCAAACACTGGAAGGACCAACCGGATCTGATGGAATTCCTGCGGTCACTGTAGCGAGAATTATGTGGCCAAACCGAAACGAAACCGATGCAAAAATAGAGGTCGACTATGACAACACAACATAATCCGCGACACCACATAAGAATATTTATGTGATCGATCACATAAAAATTCGTGGGAGACGCGCCAGTAGTTGCCCATTCCCAGTTGCGGTTTGACCCAGACGAGGCAGGACTTGTACTGAAATCCCCGTGCTTCCATGACTTCAAAGGCTTCGCGCAGAAAGGCGTTGGTGGTCCAGAGGTGAAGAAGGGCGTTGTCATTCACAAGCTCTCTGACCGGTTCGTCGCAAATCTGCTGAACGGTCATCGTGGAATAGTGATTGTTGGCAGCTCCGCGCGAGACGGGGTTGGAGTACTGCCAGGGTCGGTCCGCATAGACCGTCGAGAAACGGAATTCGGAATCGACCAGTTCGCGCAGGTTCTCCACGATCGACGGAGGTCGATTTTGTTCTACCTGTTCACGCTCGTGGGTCGATTCGTGCATGTCGCTTGAACCAGTTTCTTCGACATGGACGACGGCTACTCGCCGTCGTGGCTGCCGGACTCGTGATAGATCCAGGAATGGGCCAGGTCGGCGGCTTTGGCGACGAGTGGCAGGTCATCACGCCCGAAGCGGGTGGATTCCTTCCAGACGTCGCCGTTGCGATACAGTCGGACGATGCTGACGGAATGGCGTTCGCCGGATTTGGTTTGGTTGCGCCAGATGCTGGCTTTGATGTAGCCAAAGCGGATCACATGGGCGGGCTGAGTCATGGGAGATCTTTCTTCTGCTGGGTGAGGGCCTTCCCGCGAATCGGCTGAATGGCGGATGCAGGAAGATCGGTGGACTGCCAGACATGATCGTTGCACTGCCAGAACGGAATGCCGGCTGAGGCTGCATGATCGGTAATCACCTGCAGCACTGCGGGGCTTCCGTGATTGCGAGCAATCCACGCGGCGTAATCGAAACAGCTGGTCAGATGCACGAGGTTTCGTTCGCGCCGTTGCAGTCCGTGCTGCAGAATCTGACCGGCCAGTTTCTGTGACGTACCGTGATACAGGACGTGGGGTGGCGTTCGACGTTTGCCGGCGCAGATGTCAGGAATCGTGTGTCCGTAACGTGCTCGTACAAGTTCCTGGTCATCACTGATCTGAAGACGGCGACCGCCGTGCAGTTCACACTGGCGCTGCAGGTCATGGATGGTCCAGTCCCGCCAGAGTTCAAATTCCAATGCTCGCCGGTTGATTCGCTGCAACAGGTCTTCGATGGCCACCCACCCGTCCGGGTCAATCGACAGTGATTTGAAACCGGCACCGTGGCGGAGTAAACGGATGACAAACCGGTAGACGCGGTGCACAGTCAGGACTCGGTTGTCGCGACTTCGTTGCCGCAGGTGCTGGAAGAAGGTGTGCAAACGGTGCCGTGAAGGTTCCCGCGATATCGCTTCCAGGAGCCGTTGCGTGCTGCGGCGGCGTGGCTGTTGCAAGACCAGCGGATGGCCACCAGTCCGAAGCCACAGGCTGCGGGAATTCAGACCCAATCTGCTGCTGCAGTGTTCTTGCGATGTTGTTCGACCACGGAGGATTCTGTCCCAAAGCTTCTGCAAGACACGCGACTTGGTGGTCTGCAAGAACAGAAGCGAGCAGTGTTGCCACGCTTCGCCGCAGCACACCGCGCACGCGAAACGGCGGCGTCGCTTGTACCGGAGGCAGCGTGGTGGCTCCGCAGCGGGGACACTGTTCAACGCTGGCCGGACCGAACCATTTGGCGGTGCAGCGAGCACAGGCCTGATAGATGGCGGGGCCGTTCATCCAACACGCCCTCCGCTGATCGTGGTCCATTCCTCATTAACCGGTTCGGCATTCGAGGTGAGATCCAGATAGGGACCGGAGCTCAGATGCTGAATCAGTTCGACCAGTGCCTCATGACTGAAGCCTTCGCTGGCCAATCGTTGATATTCCGACGACGACAGCGGCGTTAGCGCCGGCGTACCGCGGCTTCCCACCAGCAGCAATTGCTGAGACCACGGTACCTCAACTCCAGCCGATTCCGGATTTAACTCTGCGCTCCATGGCAGGCAGAATGCATACGTAAAGCCCCAAGCTTCCACCAGCTGCAGGGCCTGAGGCAACCGGTGGTCCGGAGTGAGGAAATGCAGATGGCTGCTGGGCGTCGCCAGTTTTCCGACCGGCTGGCGGCAGAGATCGTCGACATTCACCGCCGTCCCAAATCCATGCTCCGCTGCGAATGGATTGGCCAGCAGCGTGGCAAAGCGTGATGAAGACTGTAAGAGCGCCTGCAGCGCCGGAGACGTGCGCCCTCTGGATGCCGCTTTGCTCTTCGCTGGCTGCTTTGGTCCCAGCAGTCGCAGGCAGGCGGCCGTCGAGCATTCGCGTCCCGCATCGAGGCATTCTTTGACGTAGGTCTGAAACCGGTCTTCCGGCACGGCGGCAATCCGCTGAAGCCGAGAGGAATCAGATTTTGTGATGCCCACATCCTGCAGACGGATTTGTGATTCCGGGTTGTCCTGATCGTCGTCGGCACTGTACTGATTACCCCGTGAGGCCTTCGCCAGCGGCAGTTGCTGCAGCAGCTGGCCAAGTCGACGTTCGGAACGCAACCGCAGAGCCGACGCTTCGACCACCATCTCGCGTCCCAGGCGAGCTTTCTTCGCGTAAGACCGGACCGCTTCTGCCCGGTCCCGTACGTCGCGAACTTCTTCCACGGTGCAGGCTTCCATCAACGCGGCATGCGCCTGATTGAGCAAAGCCAGCTCCTGCGGCTGACCGTCCGTTGTATTGCTGATCGTAATTTCCGTCACGGTGTGTCTTTCAGAAACGCAGTGCCGGACAAATGTCCGACACTGCTAAAGCAGGCACCGGCCTGCAGCGGGTTTGAGCTAACGCTCAGAACAGAATGTGCCGCTCTCGTTGTTCGCTTGCGGAGAGATTTCCCCTCCGCGACCAACGGGAGCAACTTGGCGGCGCGACGTTCCACGTCCTGCCACTCGCCACGCCACCGGGGCAAGGGCGAACGCCCTTGTTAGTAGTCTTCCGGAAGCAGAACAGTTGTGGAGGACCGGTCGGCTTCCGTGATGACCCAGAACTTCGTGCCGTCGCTGGCGTGGTACACCGACAACAGTCGAAAGCCTTCTCGCAAAGACAGTTCGTTCTCCTGCCGGTCTTCGTCGCAGACGTCACCCCAGTCACCACTCAGGTGCCGACTCAGGGCATTGCGAATGTCATCTCCGTTCAACCGCTCCTGCGCGTTGCAGGTGATGTAGATCGAACCGAAACGAAAACGTTGTCTGCGAATCACAATGGGTTTGCACATGATGTTTCTCCTTGGATAAGGTCAGTCGAAGGAACAGCACGGGGCTTCTGACTGACTGTTTCGTTCCCCGTCTGATGAGCCGATATCGATGACGTCGGACCAGCACACGGCGGCGGAAACGGAGGCATGAGCGTTCGCCAATTTTGTCGCGTCCAGGCGGGACGGATGATGCGATGCGGACATCGCAGAAAAGGAACCAACGGCGGTGAAACCGTTGATTCCCACTCGCGTTATGCGAGGCCGATCAGTCTGAATGCGTAGCGCAGAAAGATGAACGACATAACACCGATGACGGCCATCAGGACGTCCCGGCTGCTGGGCCATGGTTCAGGATCCGACAGTCCGAATTGTTTCGGCTGTCGATTGGGGTTGAACAGGATCTGGGCCAGATGAGTGCCCTTGTGTCCAACACCAGTACAGGTCTGGATAAAATCCGGTAACCTGTCCCCTTTGATCACGTACAGACGCCCATCGTTGGCCTGCACCTCAATGCGGTGCAACCGACGGTTGAGGACCTGTCCGTTCTCAACATGAGTCCAGCGGGTAAAGTGTTCTTCCTTGTGTTTGAGTGCCATAACGGCCTCCAGTTTGTGACTTCTGCTTACAGCAGAAGCTGATTATCCATAGACAGTGAAGACCGCACGCGATCACCACTGTCAGCGGCTGGAGTCTCTTCGAACAGGAAGAAAAAGGAGTTCGAGACACGCTCGAACTCCCCGCTGATAAAGTCAGCGAAGATGATTGCGGACACGCCACAATCGTCGATTCAGAACACGTCTGAATCCTTCGTCAGTTGATTTACACTCCCGGACGAAAGAGGGAGGATGAGGATGATTTCGTTGTTGTCCGTCCAACGGCCCGCGTGAACGGACGAGCTAATCTTTGCCGAACAGCCGGCGTCGCAGTTCAGCCAGTTTGTCTTCAGTCATTTCATCGGGAGATGCTGCCACGGGGCCTGTGAGTCCCGGATGTGTGGTGGGGACGACCGTGTGTGCGTTGGGTTCCGGCCAGAACGGTGCCAGCTCGATGGTGTCTCTCGACAGTTCCGGCCATCTGGTTTGAGCTCGTTCCTGATACTCCTGTTCCGTCATGGTGAAGTCCACCTGAACCGGGAACGCTCCTCGATAGCTGGTGTAGCCTTCCGCACGCCCCATACTCATGATGCACTGTCGCGGATTCCGGCTGATGTCCGCGATATCTTCGGCGGACAGTCGCGGGCCGACCTCCTGCGTGATGTCGATCACGGGTTCCGGCTCCCGTGCCGGATCATAGACGGCATGGGCCATGTTCACGATGCCGTCCTGCACGTGTGAAGAGAATTGTTTCCAGGACGCTCCGTAGTAGCCCGTCTCACCACTGATCTTCATCAGATGACGGATCGATTCCGGGTCACGTGCCGAGAAGTACTGTTGACTGACCGTGTTATCCAGCACCAGCTGGCGCAGATCTGCTCCACCAGGCGGTGCCAGTTGTGAGAGTGTCTGCAACGCCAGGGTAAACGCAACACCATGCGAGCGGCCCTGCGTCATGATGGCCGGAAAATTCTGTGCCATGACCATCTGAGCTTCATCAATGATGAGATGAACGCCCGGTTGTCGGCCGGTCCGGTCAAACAGGTCCATGGCCGCGCTGTCAGCCGAGTAGATGGCCAGTCGTGCGATTTCGCCGACGGTGGCCATGTCGAGAGTCCCGATCAGGTTGAAGTAGATGACCTGCTTTTGAGCCAGCACATCCGGCATATGAATCCCGTTGCGGATGACATGGGGATTTGCGGGGTGAGCGGGTGACAGGTTCAGCTGTTCAAACTGAGCCAGATTGGAGATAACAAAGGCCAGATGTTGAGCCGCCTGAAACTCTTTTTCCGTAGCCGCGATGCGACGCAGCACGGTTTCTATTTCGCGGAAAGAGAATGGACGGCCGGCGGGAGAATTCTGATGAATGTCTCGCAGAGCCTCCTGAAACAGCATTCTTGATGACATGCTGAACCACGCTCGCCCATAGTCCGCTCCATGATGCATGTTCAGTGACATCATGAACTGACCAACGATCTGCGGCATCGTGAGTCGCGTCAGTTGGGCCTGATTGACGGGATTGAAGATGTAGGTGGAATGCAGCGGCTTATTGGTGAACCACTTGAATTTGGCTCCGACACGTTCGGCTTCCCGTCGGGCCGTTTCAAACATGTCCTGATCACCTTTGCAGTCGAGGATGATGACGGCGCCGTCACGGCGACGAATCAGCTGACCGATTTGCCCGAGCAGACCAAGGGCCGTTTTGCCGCTTCCGGTCGCTCCCAGGATGAGCTGGTGTTCAAACAGCAGTTTGCGATCCACAAGAATCGGAAAGCCACTGTCGGGGTGAATTCCTTTGTAATAGCAGGACTGCTCGATTGCATTGGTGCTGTAACGCAGGCGGTCGTTGTAGCCATCGAAGGCGGTCCACGTCGGATCCAGCAGCGGGGAATCCGGCGTCTGAAACAGACGCCGATACTGCCAGATTACCGGCCCCGTCAGATTCAGGATCGTGAGTAACATCAGCCCCACAGCCAGTGCTATCAGCAACGCGTGGCGGAGAGTCAAAACCAGGATTGTTGACGGTGGCAGTTCCTTGATAACAGACGCATGACACAGCTCGAGCCCGGTCATGGAAAAGGCGAGCACGAGTGCATTCCCCAGAACATAACGGCGACGGACGGTTGAAGAACCGAAGGGGCTGCGCCACACATTCGGCGGAGCATCGGCCGGGATGTCCACAAACAACCAACGACGCAGATATTCGATCGCTGCCGAAAGGACGCCCGGATAGAGGAGTTGATTGGCCCACAACATCAGCAGCTGCAGGCCCCACAATCCCGCCATCAGCCGCAGCGACGCGGAGGCTGGGTCATAGCGTCGGGGATCCAACAGCGCGAGCACAAGCAGCACCACCCAAAAACTGCGACAGATCAGTCCCCAACCGCACCGCAGTCGTGACAGGAGGTCGGCTTCTTCAGCGTCCCTGGCAACATCTGCGAGGCGAATTCGCGTCACGAAGCGGTCTCGCCATAACAGTCGTCCGAGCATCATCAATCGATGGGGAACCCGAGGATGTGCGGTAATCCATGACACGGAATTTTCGGCGATTCGCTGCGTCAGGATCAGAAGGCAGAACAACCACCCCATCAGTTGAGAGGTCACAGCAATCCATTCGACCGAACGTTTCAACACAGCCACCGTCAAAGCACCTGTTGCGGCAACCACGATCGCAAATCGGATACCGGCCCGGATTGCCGCCCATTCACTGCGTGGACGCAGCCGTGCAACCGTGACGATGACGCCGCCGAGTAGACTGCCGACTACGATGACCGTTGGAGAAATCGTGGTCAGACGCAGGAGCCAGAGAATGATGGACAGAAACCAGACCGCTCCCGCGAGGCGACCAAACCAGAACACGAACAGTCCATCACCAAAGACGATCCCGCGATGACGGAAGTTAAGATCACACGGGCCGCCAGGCAGTAGCTGGCTGTCCACAATATCGGCGCGTTCCCGAATGTTGCGTGGTGCGAGGGTGATGGTCATTGGGGCGACCTTCCGTAAATGATGTCGTGCAATCCGGGCACGGATCGTGATGTCACGGGAAAGGCGAGAGACGGGAGTTTCGAATCTGCCGTGTGAAATCGAGCCAATTGTGTGGCCAGATTTCGGTGCAGCATGTCGGGCAGCGTATGGTCATAGCTGCGACGACGAGAAGCGTTGATCGTGAGCAGTGTGACTTCGAACTGTCCGTCCTGAATCAAACTGTCGAACCAACCGTGCATCAGAAAACGCCGTAGCGTCTGCTGCAGGCGTTGGGCAATTCGCAGCGGACGACCCCCGAAATCAAACGCCAGATAGCCCAGCCTCTGCACGGTCGACGTGCGACGCTCTTCTGTCTTCGTGGATGACGTTGGTTCGATGCCCGACTGAGTACGAAAGTAAAACCGGCCCTGCGGCAGGCGGTGGCCACGAACCGGAAACAGGTCCGGAAAATCGTGGAGGTTGACCAGACGCAAGTCTTCCTCAGCGAGGAACAGAAACCACTGCAAGGCAAATTGACGGGCAGTGGCATGCAGCCCGAGTGTCCGGCAATCGTAGGACTTGTGTCCCACAAATCGGGCTCCCTGCGGCGTCAGCTGGTACCACGCCCGGCGACCGTCCAGCGGTACAGACTGCACCACCTGGTGCGGTCCTGTGGACAGGCGGCGCAGCGTGGAACGCACGGCTTCCACTTTTTTTTCGGCAAAGAAGCGGCGATGCAGCACGTCGACCGTGGCCGAATGAAATTCGGCCAGATGGTTCAGGATCCGGCGGTCGCGACCGGTGATTCGACGGGTACGGCGACGAGGCATTACCAGATCTCCCAGGGGTACGGCTGCCATGTGCGATGGAAGTCTTCCAGCCGTTTGCGCGAGTACTGTCCGCCGAACTCCATCACCTTTAGAATGTTGTCCCGACGATCCACGAGGAGCGCATCCGGCACCTTTTTCTTGACACCGGAAAACCGGCGGCGGACAATATCTTCTCCGTACCAGATCACTTCTGACTGGTAGGGCCGGGACGAGACGTACATCGCTGTCGTTCCGAGATCATGTTCGATCTGCAGAGGCTGGCGTCCCCAGCCGCTGACACCTGCTGTCAGGTGTGCAGCTTTGGGGGCGGCCCAGTTCACGAGACGCGGCCGACGACAGGCTTGATTCCGTCTGACGAGAGTCAGGGAATCGAGAGCAGGCGTTTGGTCTGTGGAGAACCGACACGGTTCGCGGTGGACAGCTTTGCCCGTTCGAACAGACTGCGATATGCTGAGAGACTGCGTAGGGTGACACGGTTGACGAGGATTGATTTCCCCGTGGTCCGTGTAACACGAGGACGAAGAGCACCGGCCGTTGTTTGTGTGCCGCACGAACAACTGCCACGCCAGAATTGCGAAGTTTGGTTTTGACTGATTCGGGGACCAGGAGCACAACGGTTTCGACAACACGGGAACGGCCACGTTGATCCGTCGACGATGGATCCAGCCGTCCTTTGTCAGTCGTCTGAGAACGGCTGACGCGTGTCCGGGTATGGACTGATCGTTCAGCACCTGCTGAATCTGGCTGTCTGTCGCCGCGCGCACGTGCCACGTCAGCAGTTCCAGGATCGCCAGTTGGATTTCTGTGATTCGCATGGACAAGTCCGTGTGATTTCTTTCGTGACCGAATCCGTTCAGAGCCATTCCGGGTTACGAGGTGTGTTTCGTTTGTGGCCAGGCAAGTCACATGTGATTCCCACCCACGCGCTACGTGCGGGTGAGTTTGTCTCACCTGACACTCGACACCGATGGTGGCGTGATGAGAGTTCGACTCTTCATTGCGCGAGCCTGTGCTGCTGCTGTTCCCTGTTGATTCGAGACCTCAGTCTGCGAAACAGTGACGGTCCGTCC
This DNA window, taken from Fuerstiella marisgermanici, encodes the following:
- a CDS encoding tyrosine-type recombinase/integrase is translated as MPETKNLSPWVRQFLVDYLPVERNLARNTQKSYRDTLQQLLPFAAKRSRKRIDRLQIEDLSRTNVLEFLSYLEEERGCSVSTRNQRLGAIHSLARFISSRNPEFIEWYGELATIPVKKRTRTMIAYLEKDEMDGLLGAPDPSTAQGQRDFAVLLFLYNTGARADEVAQLQISQVVLSDGQQSLVKFRGKGNKERTCPLWKRTVDTIRPLIEERDPSERVFLNRNGQPYSRFGINGLVKRNAVEAVNVCSTISSKRVTTHVIRHTTATHLLRSGVDINTIRSWLGHVSLATTNVYAEVDLEMKAKALATCEVEPVTSDVKHWKDQPDLMEFLRSL
- a CDS encoding MT-A70 family methyltransferase, with product MHESTHEREQVEQNRPPSIVENLRELVDSEFRFSTVYADRPWQYSNPVSRGAANNHYSTMTVQQICDEPVRELVNDNALLHLWTTNAFLREAFEVMEARGFQYKSCLVWVKPQLGMGNYWRVSHEFLCDRSHKYSYVVSRIMLCCHSRPLFLHRFRFGLAT
- a CDS encoding RNA 2'-phosphotransferase, which produces MHRVYRFVIRLLRHGAGFKSLSIDPDGWVAIEDLLQRINRRALEFELWRDWTIHDLQRQCELHGGRRLQISDDQELVRARYGHTIPDICAGKRRTPPHVLYHGTSQKLAGQILQHGLQRRERNLVHLTSCFDYAAWIARNHGSPAVLQVITDHAASAGIPFWQCNDHVWQSTDLPASAIQPIRGKALTQQKKDLP
- a CDS encoding type IV secretory system conjugative DNA transfer family protein; protein product: MTITLAPRNIRERADIVDSQLLPGGPCDLNFRHRGIVFGDGLFVFWFGRLAGAVWFLSIILWLLRLTTISPTVIVVGSLLGGVIVTVARLRPRSEWAAIRAGIRFAIVVAATGALTVAVLKRSVEWIAVTSQLMGWLFCLLILTQRIAENSVSWITAHPRVPHRLMMLGRLLWRDRFVTRIRLADVARDAEEADLLSRLRCGWGLICRSFWVVLLVLALLDPRRYDPASASLRLMAGLWGLQLLMLWANQLLYPGVLSAAIEYLRRWLFVDIPADAPPNVWRSPFGSSTVRRRYVLGNALVLAFSMTGLELCHASVIKELPPSTILVLTLRHALLIALAVGLMLLTILNLTGPVIWQYRRLFQTPDSPLLDPTWTAFDGYNDRLRYSTNAIEQSCYYKGIHPDSGFPILVDRKLLFEHQLILGATGSGKTALGLLGQIGQLIRRRDGAVIILDCKGDQDMFETARREAERVGAKFKWFTNKPLHSTYIFNPVNQAQLTRLTMPQIVGQFMMSLNMHHGADYGRAWFSMSSRMLFQEALRDIHQNSPAGRPFSFREIETVLRRIAATEKEFQAAQHLAFVISNLAQFEQLNLSPAHPANPHVIRNGIHMPDVLAQKQVIYFNLIGTLDMATVGEIARLAIYSADSAAMDLFDRTGRQPGVHLIIDEAQMVMAQNFPAIMTQGRSHGVAFTLALQTLSQLAPPGGADLRQLVLDNTVSQQYFSARDPESIRHLMKISGETGYYGASWKQFSSHVQDGIVNMAHAVYDPAREPEPVIDITQEVGPRLSAEDIADISRNPRQCIMSMGRAEGYTSYRGAFPVQVDFTMTEQEYQERAQTRWPELSRDTIELAPFWPEPNAHTVVPTTHPGLTGPVAASPDEMTEDKLAELRRRLFGKD